The following are encoded together in the Syntrophobacterales bacterium genome:
- the rpmJ gene encoding 50S ribosomal protein L36 — translation MKVRPSVKKRCDKCKIIKRKGVLRVICENPKHKQRQG, via the coding sequence ATGAAGGTAAGACCCTCAGTAAAGAAGCGGTGTGATAAATGCAAGATCATCAAGAGGAAAGGGGTACTGAGAGTGATATGCGAGAACCCCAAACATAAGCAGAGACAAGGCTAA